In a single window of the Paenibacillus sp. MMS20-IR301 genome:
- a CDS encoding Cof-type HAD-IIB family hydrolase: protein MLIALDMDGTTLNEEGQISPENKEAILHAQSLGHIVIIATGRSYMDAERQLRLAGLNCPVVSLNGALVTLPDQTLAASIPMNKEDIIPALLWMNEVPGLYYEVYTKDNVYVELNKRVEMEKLATLNEDEVEEEFRWLLKAMVEMQFQQAAVSYVENMEEIWSKEDNLIYKTLVFSLNRELLKEASLRFSAIPGLIITASHSSNIEINHKNANKGTGVAMVAKHYGIPAAQIAVMGDSYNDLPMFEMAGYRIAMENAAPILKETADFITLNHKEHGVAAGIRHLLDKQ, encoded by the coding sequence ATGCTGATTGCACTCGACATGGACGGAACTACTTTGAACGAAGAGGGCCAGATCAGTCCGGAGAATAAAGAAGCTATCCTGCACGCGCAGAGCCTGGGCCATATTGTTATCATCGCTACCGGCCGCTCTTACATGGATGCTGAGCGGCAGCTGCGGCTGGCTGGCCTGAACTGCCCGGTTGTCAGTCTGAACGGTGCACTGGTAACCTTGCCTGATCAGACACTGGCGGCGAGCATACCCATGAACAAAGAAGATATTATTCCGGCGCTGCTCTGGATGAATGAGGTTCCCGGATTATATTATGAGGTGTATACGAAAGATAATGTATATGTTGAGCTTAACAAGCGGGTCGAGATGGAAAAGCTGGCAACGCTGAATGAGGATGAGGTGGAGGAAGAATTCCGCTGGCTGCTGAAGGCAATGGTTGAAATGCAGTTCCAGCAGGCTGCCGTATCCTATGTGGAGAATATGGAGGAAATCTGGAGTAAAGAGGATAACCTGATTTATAAAACGCTGGTCTTCTCACTGAACCGTGAGCTGCTGAAAGAAGCCTCCCTGCGATTCTCCGCCATCCCCGGCCTGATTATTACCGCCTCTCATAGCAGCAATATCGAAATCAACCATAAAAATGCCAACAAAGGCACCGGCGTTGCCATGGTTGCCAAGCATTACGGCATCCCCGCTGCACAAATTGCCGTGATGGGCGACAGCTACAATGACCTGCCGATGTTCGAAATGGCCGGCTACCGGATTGCTATGGAGAATGCGGCTCCGATTCTGAAGGAAACTGCCGACTTTATTACGCTAAACCATAAGGAGCATGGTGTCGCTGCAGGAATCCGGCATCTGCTGGATAAACAGTAA
- a CDS encoding response regulator → MGTSILVADDEYNARMGVSFTLRQWGEELLRVDVAENGMQSLQLLRERSYDLLITDIRMPLLSGIEVLETLRKEQIEVPTILLTGFAEFEYAQQGLKLGAVDYLLKPVQQDLLIQSVERALKPAADKNRTGTGRELAPPKKSNNSYINLVIQYIHDHIGETLVIKDAARHVHLNASYLSVLFKEETGCNFIEFVTQLRIRKAKELLLESDLGLDSISERIGLQTTSYFIRVFKKYEEVTPKQFREQHKSRHSF, encoded by the coding sequence ATGGGGACGTCAATTTTGGTAGCTGATGATGAGTATAATGCAAGAATGGGTGTCTCTTTCACGCTGCGGCAATGGGGCGAGGAGCTGCTCCGGGTGGACGTTGCCGAGAACGGGATGCAGTCCCTGCAGTTGTTGCGGGAACGGAGCTATGATCTGCTGATTACGGATATCCGTATGCCGCTGCTCAGCGGGATTGAAGTGCTGGAGACGCTGCGCAAGGAACAGATTGAGGTGCCGACCATTCTGCTTACCGGCTTCGCCGAGTTTGAGTATGCCCAGCAGGGGCTGAAGCTGGGGGCAGTTGATTATCTGCTCAAGCCTGTGCAGCAGGATCTGCTTATTCAGTCTGTGGAACGGGCACTTAAACCGGCTGCGGACAAGAACAGGACCGGAACCGGCAGGGAGCTGGCGCCTCCGAAGAAATCGAATAATTCCTACATTAATCTGGTCATCCAATATATCCATGATCATATCGGGGAAACGCTGGTCATCAAGGACGCGGCCCGGCATGTGCATCTCAATGCCAGCTACTTAAGCGTATTGTTCAAGGAAGAGACAGGCTGCAACTTTATCGAATTTGTAACGCAGCTGCGGATCAGGAAGGCGAAGGAGCTGCTGCTGGAATCGGACCTCGGGCTGGACAGCATTTCCGAGCGGATCGGACTTCAGACTACGAGCTATTTCATCCGTGTGTTCAAAAAGTATGAGGAGGTCACCCCGAAGCAGTTCAGGGAGCAGCATAAATCACGCCATTCATTCTAA